A stretch of Elephas maximus indicus isolate mEleMax1 chromosome 20, mEleMax1 primary haplotype, whole genome shotgun sequence DNA encodes these proteins:
- the PTH1R gene encoding parathyroid hormone/parathyroid hormone-related peptide receptor isoform X1, which produces MKSPRGRGRGAVLGRLSGGARHPWQGGDRGGALGVDADDVMTKEEQIFLLHRAQAQCEKRLKEVQLRPASIMESDKGWTSASTSGKPRKDKASGKLYPESEEDQEVPSGSRPQGRPCLPEWDHILCWPLGAPGEVVAVPCPDYIYDFNHKGHAYRRCDRNGSWELVPGHNRTWANYSECVKFLTNETREREVFDRLGMIYTVGYSVSLASLTVAVLILAYFRRLHCTRNYIHMHLFLSFMLRAVSIFVKDAVLYSGTALDEAERLTEEELRAIAQAPPPLSAAAGYAGCRVAVTFFLYFLATNYYWILVEGLYLHSLIFMAFFSEKKYLWGFTVFGWGLPAIFVAVWVSVRATLANTGCWDLSSGNKKWIIQVPILASIVLNFILFINIVRVLATKLRETNAGRCDTRQQYRKLLKSTLVLMPLFGVHYIVFMATPYTEVSGTLWQIQMHYEMLFNSFQGFFVAIIYCFCNGEVQAEIKKSWSRWTLALDFKRKARSGSSSYSYGPMVSHTSVTNVGPRAGLGLPLSPRLLPAATTNGHPQLPSHTKPAAPALETTAPAMAAPKDNGLLNGSCSGLDEEASGPERPPALLQEEWETVM; this is translated from the exons GTGGATGCGGATGACGTCATGACCAAGGAGGAACAGATCTTCCTGCTGCACCGAGCCCAGGCCCAGTGCGAGAAGCGGCTCAAGGAAGTCCAACTGAGGCCag CCAGCATAATGGAGTCAGACAAGGGATGGACCTCTGCGTCCACCTCAGGGAAGCCCAGGAAAGACAAGGCATCTGGGAAGCTCTACCCGGAGTCCGAGGAGGACCAGGAGGTGCCCAGTGGCAGTAGGCCCCAAG GGCGTCCCTGCCTGCCTGAGTGGGACCACATCCTGTGCTGGCCTCTGGGGGCACCAGgtgaggtggtggctgtgccctGTCCTGACTACATTTATGACTTCAATCACAAAG GCCATGCCTACCGACGCTGTGACCGCAATGGCAGCTGGGAGCTGGTACCTGGGCACAACAGAACATGGGCCAACTACAGCGAGTGCGTCAAGTTCCTGACCAATGAGACTCGTGAACGG GAGGTGTTTGACCGCCTGGGCATGATCTACACTGTGGGCTACTCCGTGTCGCTGGCCTCCCTCACCGTGGCGGTGCTCATCCTGGCCTACTTTAG GAGGCTGCACTGCACGCGCAACTACATCCACATGCACCTGTTCCTGTCCTTCATGCTGCGCGCAGTGAGCATCTTCGTCAAGGACGCGGTGCTCTATTCGGGCACCGCGCTTGACGAGGCGGAGCGCCTCACCGAGGAAGAGCTGCGCGCCATCGCCCAGGCCCCGCCGCCGCTCTCTGCCGCTGCCGGCTAC GCGGGCTGCCGGGTGGCGGTGACCTTCTTTCTTTACTTCTTGGCCACCAACTACTACTGGATTCTGGTGGAGGGGTTGTACCTGCACAGTCTCATCTTCATGGCCTTCTTCTCAGAGAAGAAGTACCTATGGGGCTTCACAGTCTTCGGCTGGG GTCTGCCCGCCATCTTCGTGGCCGTGTGGGTCAGTGTGAGAGCCACCCTGGCCAACACCGG GTGCTGGGACTTGAGCTCTGGGAACAAGAAGTGGATCATCCAGGTGCCCATCCTGGCCTCCATTGTG CTCAACTTCATCCTCTTCATCAACATCGTCCGGGTGCTTGCCACCAAGCTGCGGGAGACCAATGCCGGCCGGTGTGACACGCGGCAGCAGTACCG GAAGCTGCTCAAATCCACGCTGGTGCTCATGCCGCTCTTCGGTGTCCACTACATCGTCTTCATGGCCACGCCGTACACCGAGGTCTCAGGGACGCTCTGGCAAATCCAGATGCACTACGAGATGCTCTTCAACTCCTTCCAG GGATTTTTTGTCGCCATCATATACTGTTTCTGCAATGGCGAG GTTCAGGCTGAGATCAAGAAGTCTTGGAGCCGCTGGACACTGGCATTGGACTTCAAGCGGAAGGCACGCAGTGGGAGCAGCAGTTACAGCTATGGCCCGATGGTGTCACACACGAGTGTGACCAATGTAGGCCCCCGCGCGGGACTCGGCCTGCCCCTCAGCCCCCGCCTTCTGCCCGCTGCTACCACCAACGGCCACCCCCAGCTGCCCAGCCACACCAAGCCAGCGGCCCCAGCTCTGGAGACCACAGCACCTGCCATGGCCGCTCCCAAGGACAATGGGCTCCTCAATGGCTCCTGCTCAGGGCTGGACGAGGAGGCCTCTGGACCTGAGCGGCCTCCCGCCCTGCTGCAGGAGGAATGGGAGACAGTCATGTGA
- the PTH1R gene encoding parathyroid hormone/parathyroid hormone-related peptide receptor isoform X3 gives MRKLRPRQWECHGAQDIQRVDADDVMTKEEQIFLLHRAQAQCEKRLKEVQLRPASIMESDKGWTSASTSGKPRKDKASGKLYPESEEDQEVPSGSRPQGRPCLPEWDHILCWPLGAPGEVVAVPCPDYIYDFNHKGHAYRRCDRNGSWELVPGHNRTWANYSECVKFLTNETREREVFDRLGMIYTVGYSVSLASLTVAVLILAYFRRLHCTRNYIHMHLFLSFMLRAVSIFVKDAVLYSGTALDEAERLTEEELRAIAQAPPPLSAAAGYAGCRVAVTFFLYFLATNYYWILVEGLYLHSLIFMAFFSEKKYLWGFTVFGWGLPAIFVAVWVSVRATLANTGCWDLSSGNKKWIIQVPILASIVLNFILFINIVRVLATKLRETNAGRCDTRQQYRKLLKSTLVLMPLFGVHYIVFMATPYTEVSGTLWQIQMHYEMLFNSFQGFFVAIIYCFCNGEVQAEIKKSWSRWTLALDFKRKARSGSSSYSYGPMVSHTSVTNVGPRAGLGLPLSPRLLPAATTNGHPQLPSHTKPAAPALETTAPAMAAPKDNGLLNGSCSGLDEEASGPERPPALLQEEWETVM, from the exons GTGGATGCGGATGACGTCATGACCAAGGAGGAACAGATCTTCCTGCTGCACCGAGCCCAGGCCCAGTGCGAGAAGCGGCTCAAGGAAGTCCAACTGAGGCCag CCAGCATAATGGAGTCAGACAAGGGATGGACCTCTGCGTCCACCTCAGGGAAGCCCAGGAAAGACAAGGCATCTGGGAAGCTCTACCCGGAGTCCGAGGAGGACCAGGAGGTGCCCAGTGGCAGTAGGCCCCAAG GGCGTCCCTGCCTGCCTGAGTGGGACCACATCCTGTGCTGGCCTCTGGGGGCACCAGgtgaggtggtggctgtgccctGTCCTGACTACATTTATGACTTCAATCACAAAG GCCATGCCTACCGACGCTGTGACCGCAATGGCAGCTGGGAGCTGGTACCTGGGCACAACAGAACATGGGCCAACTACAGCGAGTGCGTCAAGTTCCTGACCAATGAGACTCGTGAACGG GAGGTGTTTGACCGCCTGGGCATGATCTACACTGTGGGCTACTCCGTGTCGCTGGCCTCCCTCACCGTGGCGGTGCTCATCCTGGCCTACTTTAG GAGGCTGCACTGCACGCGCAACTACATCCACATGCACCTGTTCCTGTCCTTCATGCTGCGCGCAGTGAGCATCTTCGTCAAGGACGCGGTGCTCTATTCGGGCACCGCGCTTGACGAGGCGGAGCGCCTCACCGAGGAAGAGCTGCGCGCCATCGCCCAGGCCCCGCCGCCGCTCTCTGCCGCTGCCGGCTAC GCGGGCTGCCGGGTGGCGGTGACCTTCTTTCTTTACTTCTTGGCCACCAACTACTACTGGATTCTGGTGGAGGGGTTGTACCTGCACAGTCTCATCTTCATGGCCTTCTTCTCAGAGAAGAAGTACCTATGGGGCTTCACAGTCTTCGGCTGGG GTCTGCCCGCCATCTTCGTGGCCGTGTGGGTCAGTGTGAGAGCCACCCTGGCCAACACCGG GTGCTGGGACTTGAGCTCTGGGAACAAGAAGTGGATCATCCAGGTGCCCATCCTGGCCTCCATTGTG CTCAACTTCATCCTCTTCATCAACATCGTCCGGGTGCTTGCCACCAAGCTGCGGGAGACCAATGCCGGCCGGTGTGACACGCGGCAGCAGTACCG GAAGCTGCTCAAATCCACGCTGGTGCTCATGCCGCTCTTCGGTGTCCACTACATCGTCTTCATGGCCACGCCGTACACCGAGGTCTCAGGGACGCTCTGGCAAATCCAGATGCACTACGAGATGCTCTTCAACTCCTTCCAG GGATTTTTTGTCGCCATCATATACTGTTTCTGCAATGGCGAG GTTCAGGCTGAGATCAAGAAGTCTTGGAGCCGCTGGACACTGGCATTGGACTTCAAGCGGAAGGCACGCAGTGGGAGCAGCAGTTACAGCTATGGCCCGATGGTGTCACACACGAGTGTGACCAATGTAGGCCCCCGCGCGGGACTCGGCCTGCCCCTCAGCCCCCGCCTTCTGCCCGCTGCTACCACCAACGGCCACCCCCAGCTGCCCAGCCACACCAAGCCAGCGGCCCCAGCTCTGGAGACCACAGCACCTGCCATGGCCGCTCCCAAGGACAATGGGCTCCTCAATGGCTCCTGCTCAGGGCTGGACGAGGAGGCCTCTGGACCTGAGCGGCCTCCCGCCCTGCTGCAGGAGGAATGGGAGACAGTCATGTGA
- the PTH1R gene encoding parathyroid hormone/parathyroid hormone-related peptide receptor isoform X2, protein MGAARIAPGLALLLCCPVLSSAYALVDADDVMTKEEQIFLLHRAQAQCEKRLKEVQLRPASIMESDKGWTSASTSGKPRKDKASGKLYPESEEDQEVPSGSRPQGRPCLPEWDHILCWPLGAPGEVVAVPCPDYIYDFNHKGHAYRRCDRNGSWELVPGHNRTWANYSECVKFLTNETREREVFDRLGMIYTVGYSVSLASLTVAVLILAYFRRLHCTRNYIHMHLFLSFMLRAVSIFVKDAVLYSGTALDEAERLTEEELRAIAQAPPPLSAAAGYAGCRVAVTFFLYFLATNYYWILVEGLYLHSLIFMAFFSEKKYLWGFTVFGWGLPAIFVAVWVSVRATLANTGCWDLSSGNKKWIIQVPILASIVLNFILFINIVRVLATKLRETNAGRCDTRQQYRKLLKSTLVLMPLFGVHYIVFMATPYTEVSGTLWQIQMHYEMLFNSFQGFFVAIIYCFCNGEVQAEIKKSWSRWTLALDFKRKARSGSSSYSYGPMVSHTSVTNVGPRAGLGLPLSPRLLPAATTNGHPQLPSHTKPAAPALETTAPAMAAPKDNGLLNGSCSGLDEEASGPERPPALLQEEWETVM, encoded by the exons GTGGATGCGGATGACGTCATGACCAAGGAGGAACAGATCTTCCTGCTGCACCGAGCCCAGGCCCAGTGCGAGAAGCGGCTCAAGGAAGTCCAACTGAGGCCag CCAGCATAATGGAGTCAGACAAGGGATGGACCTCTGCGTCCACCTCAGGGAAGCCCAGGAAAGACAAGGCATCTGGGAAGCTCTACCCGGAGTCCGAGGAGGACCAGGAGGTGCCCAGTGGCAGTAGGCCCCAAG GGCGTCCCTGCCTGCCTGAGTGGGACCACATCCTGTGCTGGCCTCTGGGGGCACCAGgtgaggtggtggctgtgccctGTCCTGACTACATTTATGACTTCAATCACAAAG GCCATGCCTACCGACGCTGTGACCGCAATGGCAGCTGGGAGCTGGTACCTGGGCACAACAGAACATGGGCCAACTACAGCGAGTGCGTCAAGTTCCTGACCAATGAGACTCGTGAACGG GAGGTGTTTGACCGCCTGGGCATGATCTACACTGTGGGCTACTCCGTGTCGCTGGCCTCCCTCACCGTGGCGGTGCTCATCCTGGCCTACTTTAG GAGGCTGCACTGCACGCGCAACTACATCCACATGCACCTGTTCCTGTCCTTCATGCTGCGCGCAGTGAGCATCTTCGTCAAGGACGCGGTGCTCTATTCGGGCACCGCGCTTGACGAGGCGGAGCGCCTCACCGAGGAAGAGCTGCGCGCCATCGCCCAGGCCCCGCCGCCGCTCTCTGCCGCTGCCGGCTAC GCGGGCTGCCGGGTGGCGGTGACCTTCTTTCTTTACTTCTTGGCCACCAACTACTACTGGATTCTGGTGGAGGGGTTGTACCTGCACAGTCTCATCTTCATGGCCTTCTTCTCAGAGAAGAAGTACCTATGGGGCTTCACAGTCTTCGGCTGGG GTCTGCCCGCCATCTTCGTGGCCGTGTGGGTCAGTGTGAGAGCCACCCTGGCCAACACCGG GTGCTGGGACTTGAGCTCTGGGAACAAGAAGTGGATCATCCAGGTGCCCATCCTGGCCTCCATTGTG CTCAACTTCATCCTCTTCATCAACATCGTCCGGGTGCTTGCCACCAAGCTGCGGGAGACCAATGCCGGCCGGTGTGACACGCGGCAGCAGTACCG GAAGCTGCTCAAATCCACGCTGGTGCTCATGCCGCTCTTCGGTGTCCACTACATCGTCTTCATGGCCACGCCGTACACCGAGGTCTCAGGGACGCTCTGGCAAATCCAGATGCACTACGAGATGCTCTTCAACTCCTTCCAG GGATTTTTTGTCGCCATCATATACTGTTTCTGCAATGGCGAG GTTCAGGCTGAGATCAAGAAGTCTTGGAGCCGCTGGACACTGGCATTGGACTTCAAGCGGAAGGCACGCAGTGGGAGCAGCAGTTACAGCTATGGCCCGATGGTGTCACACACGAGTGTGACCAATGTAGGCCCCCGCGCGGGACTCGGCCTGCCCCTCAGCCCCCGCCTTCTGCCCGCTGCTACCACCAACGGCCACCCCCAGCTGCCCAGCCACACCAAGCCAGCGGCCCCAGCTCTGGAGACCACAGCACCTGCCATGGCCGCTCCCAAGGACAATGGGCTCCTCAATGGCTCCTGCTCAGGGCTGGACGAGGAGGCCTCTGGACCTGAGCGGCCTCCCGCCCTGCTGCAGGAGGAATGGGAGACAGTCATGTGA
- the PTH1R gene encoding parathyroid hormone/parathyroid hormone-related peptide receptor isoform X4, whose amino-acid sequence MCACVCTQRDCQEDEVVDADDVMTKEEQIFLLHRAQAQCEKRLKEVQLRPASIMESDKGWTSASTSGKPRKDKASGKLYPESEEDQEVPSGSRPQGRPCLPEWDHILCWPLGAPGEVVAVPCPDYIYDFNHKGHAYRRCDRNGSWELVPGHNRTWANYSECVKFLTNETREREVFDRLGMIYTVGYSVSLASLTVAVLILAYFRRLHCTRNYIHMHLFLSFMLRAVSIFVKDAVLYSGTALDEAERLTEEELRAIAQAPPPLSAAAGYAGCRVAVTFFLYFLATNYYWILVEGLYLHSLIFMAFFSEKKYLWGFTVFGWGLPAIFVAVWVSVRATLANTGCWDLSSGNKKWIIQVPILASIVLNFILFINIVRVLATKLRETNAGRCDTRQQYRKLLKSTLVLMPLFGVHYIVFMATPYTEVSGTLWQIQMHYEMLFNSFQGFFVAIIYCFCNGEVQAEIKKSWSRWTLALDFKRKARSGSSSYSYGPMVSHTSVTNVGPRAGLGLPLSPRLLPAATTNGHPQLPSHTKPAAPALETTAPAMAAPKDNGLLNGSCSGLDEEASGPERPPALLQEEWETVM is encoded by the exons GTGGATGCGGATGACGTCATGACCAAGGAGGAACAGATCTTCCTGCTGCACCGAGCCCAGGCCCAGTGCGAGAAGCGGCTCAAGGAAGTCCAACTGAGGCCag CCAGCATAATGGAGTCAGACAAGGGATGGACCTCTGCGTCCACCTCAGGGAAGCCCAGGAAAGACAAGGCATCTGGGAAGCTCTACCCGGAGTCCGAGGAGGACCAGGAGGTGCCCAGTGGCAGTAGGCCCCAAG GGCGTCCCTGCCTGCCTGAGTGGGACCACATCCTGTGCTGGCCTCTGGGGGCACCAGgtgaggtggtggctgtgccctGTCCTGACTACATTTATGACTTCAATCACAAAG GCCATGCCTACCGACGCTGTGACCGCAATGGCAGCTGGGAGCTGGTACCTGGGCACAACAGAACATGGGCCAACTACAGCGAGTGCGTCAAGTTCCTGACCAATGAGACTCGTGAACGG GAGGTGTTTGACCGCCTGGGCATGATCTACACTGTGGGCTACTCCGTGTCGCTGGCCTCCCTCACCGTGGCGGTGCTCATCCTGGCCTACTTTAG GAGGCTGCACTGCACGCGCAACTACATCCACATGCACCTGTTCCTGTCCTTCATGCTGCGCGCAGTGAGCATCTTCGTCAAGGACGCGGTGCTCTATTCGGGCACCGCGCTTGACGAGGCGGAGCGCCTCACCGAGGAAGAGCTGCGCGCCATCGCCCAGGCCCCGCCGCCGCTCTCTGCCGCTGCCGGCTAC GCGGGCTGCCGGGTGGCGGTGACCTTCTTTCTTTACTTCTTGGCCACCAACTACTACTGGATTCTGGTGGAGGGGTTGTACCTGCACAGTCTCATCTTCATGGCCTTCTTCTCAGAGAAGAAGTACCTATGGGGCTTCACAGTCTTCGGCTGGG GTCTGCCCGCCATCTTCGTGGCCGTGTGGGTCAGTGTGAGAGCCACCCTGGCCAACACCGG GTGCTGGGACTTGAGCTCTGGGAACAAGAAGTGGATCATCCAGGTGCCCATCCTGGCCTCCATTGTG CTCAACTTCATCCTCTTCATCAACATCGTCCGGGTGCTTGCCACCAAGCTGCGGGAGACCAATGCCGGCCGGTGTGACACGCGGCAGCAGTACCG GAAGCTGCTCAAATCCACGCTGGTGCTCATGCCGCTCTTCGGTGTCCACTACATCGTCTTCATGGCCACGCCGTACACCGAGGTCTCAGGGACGCTCTGGCAAATCCAGATGCACTACGAGATGCTCTTCAACTCCTTCCAG GGATTTTTTGTCGCCATCATATACTGTTTCTGCAATGGCGAG GTTCAGGCTGAGATCAAGAAGTCTTGGAGCCGCTGGACACTGGCATTGGACTTCAAGCGGAAGGCACGCAGTGGGAGCAGCAGTTACAGCTATGGCCCGATGGTGTCACACACGAGTGTGACCAATGTAGGCCCCCGCGCGGGACTCGGCCTGCCCCTCAGCCCCCGCCTTCTGCCCGCTGCTACCACCAACGGCCACCCCCAGCTGCCCAGCCACACCAAGCCAGCGGCCCCAGCTCTGGAGACCACAGCACCTGCCATGGCCGCTCCCAAGGACAATGGGCTCCTCAATGGCTCCTGCTCAGGGCTGGACGAGGAGGCCTCTGGACCTGAGCGGCCTCCCGCCCTGCTGCAGGAGGAATGGGAGACAGTCATGTGA